The genome window CAAAGGCGTACTGACTCTCCCCACCAGCTCCGGTCTTCCGGGATCAATGGCCCTCGAGCCTGCTGATGGATGGGATGCATCAACCACATCCAACCTGCTGACAGCATTGAGCATCAACTCAATTGATGACCTGAAAGTTGGTTCTGATGCGATTACGATTGGCGACCTGACCACCAAAGCGACCTACGCAAATATGCCGACCCGCAGCGAATAAGCAGGTAACCCATCTCTGAGAATTTTTCTCAGGGACTTAAAAAAGCCCTTGCGCGTGCGCTAGGGCTTTTTTTGTAGACCTGCAAACTCGCGAATAATCCCGGCGTGAGTTTATTGATCCAACTGTATTTTCACGAGCTGCCTCAATTTACCCGCCTGTTGATGACGAGCCCCGGAAGAATCCGGTAACCGCAGCACCCTCTCCAAATCGGCTAAAGCGTCTGCATTTCCCCCTTGCCTCACATACAACTTGGCCCGCAACATTAAAGCGCTCACGAGCAAATCTGGAGCACAGGCAGGATCGTTTATGACGAAAGAATAATCCCTCTCTGCCGCCGCATAATTTTCAGTCTGCTCCAAAACCCACCCGCGAAGTCTCAACACTCCCAAGCGCTCCTCCGGAGTCATTTTAGAAATCGAAAGGCAGCGTTTC of Tichowtungia aerotolerans contains these proteins:
- a CDS encoding pilin — translated: MKAKKQGFTLVEIMIVVAIIGLLAAIGIPSILNAYSTSQDQAKFRNVAEVEKAKGVLTLPTSSGLPGSMALEPADGWDASTTSNLLTALSINSIDDLKVGSDAITIGDLTTKATYANMPTRSE